From a single Bacillus pumilus genomic region:
- a CDS encoding alpha/beta fold hydrolase translates to MDKPVMIFLHGGGVSSWMWQEQIETFKEGYECYTPDLIGHGTRANEHSFSMQENTLEVISWIRQHAHGRTVILIGFSLGAQVAVDVLSREPDIVDIAVINSALVMPLPWLYLMVRPLLPLTYPLLKKDWFIQLQAEKMGLPNGVLNHYATDSKHLQKKTLLSMFQENLHYKLPDTFQQAKARILVTVGEKEKGIMKRSAKKITNAHPQATGVVVPAIGHTFTFEKKELFIDMIQCFIEERTLPAELKEIK, encoded by the coding sequence ATGGATAAGCCCGTTATGATTTTCCTGCATGGCGGAGGAGTAAGCAGCTGGATGTGGCAGGAGCAGATAGAAACATTTAAGGAAGGGTATGAATGCTATACCCCTGATCTCATTGGTCATGGGACAAGGGCAAATGAACACTCGTTTTCCATGCAAGAAAACACTCTTGAAGTCATTTCATGGATCAGGCAGCATGCACACGGCCGTACAGTGATACTCATTGGATTCTCTCTAGGTGCACAGGTTGCCGTTGATGTGTTATCAAGAGAACCTGACATCGTAGATATAGCCGTCATCAACAGCGCCCTTGTAATGCCATTGCCATGGCTTTACTTGATGGTGAGACCTCTTTTACCTCTGACGTATCCATTATTAAAGAAAGATTGGTTTATCCAGCTCCAAGCTGAAAAGATGGGACTTCCAAACGGTGTACTGAATCACTATGCGACGGATTCGAAGCATTTACAGAAGAAAACCCTTCTTTCGATGTTTCAAGAAAACCTCCACTACAAGCTTCCAGATACGTTCCAACAAGCGAAGGCACGGATTCTTGTCACAGTGGGAGAAAAGGAAAAAGGTATTATGAAACGGTCAGCAAAGAAAATAACGAATGCACATCCGCAGGCAACAGGTGTCGTTGTTCCCGCTATTGGACATACATTTACGTTTGAAAAGAAAGAACTGTTTATTGATATGATTCAATGCTTTATAGAAGAACGTACGTTACCAGCGGAATTAAAGGAAATCAAGTAG
- a CDS encoding DegT/DnrJ/EryC1/StrS family aminotransferase — translation MQILTKISGKSKDYLPLLDMINQGVQVKSDSVEKHLANEKLVTFLEQDVERAGLEKILFHYKQNKEKKIPFLPVDKLISEDEIDDIMQVLKEVLSSGRFTSGPYIPEFEKQLAEYLGKKYVIATSSGTDALMISLISAGVHPGDEVILPANSFAATENAVLAIGAVPVYADIDPDTYCLAPSEIEKHITDQTVCILPVHLYGKQADMKAISAIAKKHGLKMIEDGCQAIGSSGLGAHGDGLVLSFNPYKNLGVCGKAGAIATNDEALAEKCMEISYHGFEAGKKNVKRSDYGFNSKIDNLQAAIGLERMKYLGLQNFKRFYLAKRYIDQLQTLEEEGYLKLPKLTDDHVWHLFPIRVLKGEQDELAAKLLEMGIETDVYYPILSHQHQTNLVSQKYKQTTLPHTEKAAQQLLHLPLYPGMPLQDQEKVIEGVHHVIKSSIQ, via the coding sequence ATGCAAATATTGACGAAGATATCAGGTAAAAGCAAGGATTATCTCCCTTTGCTGGATATGATCAATCAAGGTGTTCAAGTAAAGTCTGATTCAGTTGAAAAGCACCTAGCAAATGAAAAGCTGGTGACGTTCCTTGAGCAAGATGTAGAGCGCGCAGGCTTGGAAAAAATTCTCTTCCATTATAAACAAAATAAGGAAAAAAAGATACCGTTCCTGCCGGTTGATAAACTGATTTCAGAGGATGAAATCGATGATATTATGCAGGTGTTGAAAGAAGTACTTAGCTCTGGCCGTTTTACTTCAGGGCCTTATATTCCTGAGTTTGAAAAGCAGCTCGCTGAGTACTTAGGGAAAAAATATGTCATTGCGACATCAAGTGGAACAGATGCCTTGATGATCAGCCTCATATCAGCAGGCGTCCATCCAGGAGATGAGGTCATTTTGCCAGCGAATAGTTTTGCTGCAACAGAAAATGCAGTGCTTGCGATTGGCGCTGTTCCAGTCTATGCAGATATTGATCCAGATACTTATTGCTTAGCGCCAAGTGAAATTGAAAAGCATATCACAGATCAAACGGTATGCATTCTTCCAGTTCATTTATATGGAAAGCAAGCAGATATGAAGGCCATTTCGGCGATTGCGAAAAAGCATGGATTGAAAATGATTGAGGATGGCTGTCAGGCGATTGGAAGCAGCGGTCTTGGGGCACATGGAGATGGACTTGTTCTCAGTTTTAATCCTTACAAAAACCTTGGTGTCTGCGGTAAGGCAGGGGCCATTGCTACAAATGATGAAGCCTTAGCGGAAAAATGCATGGAGATCAGTTATCACGGCTTTGAAGCAGGAAAGAAAAATGTCAAACGCAGTGACTACGGCTTTAATTCTAAAATTGATAATTTGCAGGCAGCGATCGGACTCGAACGCATGAAGTATTTAGGTTTGCAAAACTTTAAACGCTTTTACTTAGCAAAGCGATATATTGATCAGCTTCAAACGCTTGAGGAAGAAGGATACTTGAAGCTTCCGAAGTTGACGGATGATCATGTCTGGCATCTGTTCCCGATCAGAGTGCTAAAGGGAGAACAGGATGAGCTGGCAGCGAAATTGCTGGAAATGGGCATAGAGACAGATGTTTACTATCCAATCCTATCGCATCAGCATCAAACAAATCTTGTTTCTCAGAAGTATAAACAAACGACACTTCCACACACGGAAAAAGCAGCACAGCAGTTACTTCACTTGCCGCTGTATCCAGGTATGCCGCTGCAAGATCAGGAGAAGGTCATCGAGGGGGTTCATCATGTTATCAAGTCTTCCATTCAATAA
- a CDS encoding L-lactate permease — MWQQIYDPFGNEFVSAIVAMLPILFFLLALTVFKLKGVLAACFTLIVSFVIAVFFFHMPIEKALSAVLLGISNGLWPIGYIVIMAVWLYKIAVKSGKFDVIRSSIAGISQDQRLQLLLIGFSFNAFLEGAAGFGVPIAISAALLTELGFKPLKAAMLCLIANAASGAFGAVGIPVITGAQMGNMTPLALSQTLVFTIPFISFCIPFLLILIVDGFKGIKETLPALLVVSGSYAILQAVTMVTMGPELANIISALASMGILALFLRKWQPKHIYREEGAPAIEQKQTYRGVEVLKAWSPFYILTAVITVWSLPAFKALFAVGGPLNWTTILVKMPFLHQQIMKLPPIAQTETPIDAIFKIDVISATGTAILIAVMLTGLFSRHITLTEGAACLKAAVKELWVPVLTICFVMGFANLANFAGLSSAIGLALAKTGDLFPLVSPVLGWIGVFITGSVVSNNALFGNLQAVTASQIGSQAGLLIGANTTGGVMAKLISPQSIAIATAAVGETGKESELFQKTVKYSFILLGIVCVWTFILAQFV; from the coding sequence ATGTGGCAGCAAATATATGATCCGTTTGGTAATGAGTTCGTGAGTGCAATTGTGGCAATGCTTCCAATCTTGTTTTTCTTACTTGCATTAACCGTATTTAAGTTAAAAGGTGTTTTAGCCGCATGCTTTACTTTAATCGTTAGTTTTGTAATAGCTGTTTTCTTCTTTCATATGCCAATTGAAAAGGCATTATCTGCTGTGCTGCTCGGTATATCTAATGGGCTGTGGCCGATTGGATATATCGTCATCATGGCGGTATGGCTCTATAAAATTGCTGTGAAATCTGGTAAATTCGATGTCATTCGTTCTAGTATTGCAGGAATCTCTCAAGATCAACGTCTTCAGCTCTTATTAATTGGTTTTAGCTTTAACGCATTTTTAGAGGGAGCCGCTGGGTTTGGTGTACCGATTGCGATCAGTGCCGCTCTCTTAACAGAGCTTGGGTTTAAACCACTGAAAGCTGCGATGCTCTGTTTGATTGCCAATGCTGCGTCTGGCGCATTTGGGGCAGTAGGCATTCCAGTCATCACAGGGGCGCAAATGGGTAATATGACGCCGCTTGCGTTATCTCAAACCCTTGTGTTTACGATTCCGTTTATTTCATTCTGTATTCCGTTTCTCCTCATTCTTATTGTGGACGGCTTCAAAGGGATTAAAGAAACGCTACCCGCATTGCTTGTTGTGAGTGGAAGCTATGCGATTTTGCAAGCTGTCACAATGGTCACAATGGGTCCTGAGCTTGCCAATATTATTTCAGCTTTAGCAAGTATGGGTATTTTGGCTTTATTTCTTCGAAAATGGCAGCCGAAGCACATTTATCGTGAAGAAGGAGCACCTGCCATTGAGCAGAAACAAACGTATCGCGGCGTTGAAGTGCTGAAAGCATGGTCTCCGTTCTATATTTTAACTGCGGTGATTACAGTATGGAGCCTGCCAGCATTTAAAGCATTATTTGCTGTAGGAGGTCCGCTTAACTGGACAACCATTTTAGTGAAAATGCCATTTTTGCATCAGCAAATTATGAAATTACCACCAATTGCACAAACAGAAACACCCATTGATGCAATCTTTAAAATTGATGTCATCAGTGCAACGGGTACCGCCATTCTGATTGCGGTGATGCTGACAGGTTTGTTTAGCAGACATATTACATTAACTGAAGGCGCTGCCTGCTTAAAAGCAGCGGTGAAAGAGCTTTGGGTGCCTGTTCTCACCATTTGCTTTGTCATGGGCTTTGCCAACTTGGCGAACTTCGCTGGACTGAGCTCAGCGATTGGACTTGCACTTGCCAAAACCGGTGACTTGTTCCCGCTTGTCAGCCCAGTGCTTGGCTGGATCGGGGTATTTATTACAGGGTCTGTCGTGAGTAACAACGCCTTATTCGGTAACCTTCAAGCAGTCACTGCTTCTCAAATCGGCTCACAGGCAGGTTTGTTAATCGGGGCAAATACAACCGGCGGGGTCATGGCGAAATTAATTTCTCCACAATCAATCGCTATTGCTACAGCAGCTGTTGGAGAAACAGGTAAAGAATCTGAACTCTTCCAAAAGACTGTTAAGTACAGCTTCATCCTGCTCGGCATTGTGTGTGTATGGACATTCATTCTTGCTCAATTTGTATAG
- a CDS encoding L-lactate dehydrogenase, with protein MTNEKVNKVALIGAGFVGSSYAFTLINQVITDELVVIDLNQDKAMGDVMDLNHGKAFAPHPVNTWYGDYEDCQDADIVCICAGANQKPGETRLDLVEKNLNIFKGIVDNVMKSGFDGIFLVATNPVDILTYATWKFSGLPKERVIGSGTTLDTARFRYMLSEYFEAAAHNVHAYIIGEHGDTELAVWSHANIGSVPITELMKRNDQYKQEDLDEMMENVRHAAYQIIEKKGATYYGVAMSLARITRAILHNENSILTVSTYLDGEYGAEDVYIGVPALVNRNGATEVMELALNDTEKEKFAHSVNVLKEILAPHF; from the coding sequence ATGACAAACGAAAAAGTAAACAAAGTAGCACTTATTGGAGCAGGTTTTGTCGGTAGCAGTTATGCCTTTACATTAATAAATCAAGTGATCACAGATGAATTGGTTGTCATCGATTTGAATCAAGATAAAGCAATGGGTGACGTCATGGATTTAAACCACGGGAAAGCATTTGCTCCGCATCCGGTAAACACATGGTATGGAGATTATGAGGATTGTCAGGATGCAGACATTGTATGTATCTGTGCTGGAGCGAACCAAAAGCCAGGTGAAACGAGACTTGACCTTGTAGAGAAAAACTTAAATATATTTAAAGGCATTGTAGACAATGTGATGAAAAGCGGATTCGATGGTATTTTCTTAGTTGCCACGAACCCAGTTGATATTTTGACATATGCGACTTGGAAATTCAGTGGACTGCCAAAAGAACGAGTGATTGGCAGTGGAACAACGCTTGATACGGCAAGATTTAGATACATGCTCAGTGAGTACTTTGAAGCAGCAGCACACAATGTGCATGCGTATATCATTGGAGAGCATGGCGATACAGAGCTTGCTGTTTGGAGTCATGCGAATATCGGAAGTGTACCGATTACAGAATTAATGAAGAGAAATGATCAATACAAACAAGAAGACTTAGATGAAATGATGGAAAATGTCCGCCATGCTGCTTACCAAATCATTGAGAAAAAAGGCGCCACTTACTACGGGGTGGCGATGAGTTTAGCACGCATTACAAGAGCAATTTTGCACAATGAAAACAGCATTTTGACTGTCAGCACTTACTTAGATGGAGAGTACGGAGCAGAAGATGTCTACATTGGTGTACCTGCCCTTGTGAATCGAAATGGCGCAACAGAAGTGATGGAGCTTGCCCTTAATGATACAGAAAAAGAAAAGTTCGCACATAGTGTGAATGTGTTAAAAGAGATTTTGGCTCCTCATTTTTAA
- a CDS encoding YfcC family protein, translating into MKTATVSSPEKQKRKLQMPDAYVLLFIIALVCTIATYFVPAGEFDRKTSGEITTAVPGSYHRIDQSPVSPVGFFTAIQEGMVGSASIIFLILFTGGTIAILEKTGAINGMIHHVISRFQTKQLLFICIVGGLFSVLGTTGIVVNSVIGFIPIGIIVARSLKWDAVAGAAVIYIGCYAGFNATILSPSPLGLSQTIAELPIFSGIGLRVIIYLCFLISSIVYIYLYTRRLKNKEKGSLLGDQWFPAQGLGGAEAESVDKPAFTGRHKLILAVCGLSLGGFLYGALQLGWTDKEMAGVFIFMAIAAGLLGGLAANDIAKTFIVGCQSLVYGALIVGMARCISVILENGKLLDTVVNGLASMLTGFSPIAGAIGMYIASALLHFLISSGSGEAVVFIPILAPLADLMGITRQVAVEAVMLGEGVVNCINPTSGVLMAVLAASGIPYVKWLRFMVPLALIWFVIGLVFICIGVMINWGPY; encoded by the coding sequence ATGAAAACAGCAACAGTATCATCACCAGAGAAACAGAAAAGAAAACTTCAAATGCCGGATGCGTATGTTCTCTTATTTATCATTGCGCTCGTTTGTACCATTGCAACGTATTTTGTACCAGCGGGTGAGTTTGACCGAAAAACATCAGGGGAAATCACAACAGCTGTTCCTGGAAGCTATCACCGCATTGATCAATCACCAGTAAGTCCAGTGGGCTTTTTCACAGCGATACAAGAAGGGATGGTAGGGTCCGCGTCTATTATCTTTCTCATTCTATTTACTGGCGGAACCATTGCCATTTTGGAGAAAACAGGTGCGATTAATGGAATGATTCATCATGTCATCAGCCGATTTCAAACGAAGCAATTATTGTTTATTTGTATTGTTGGAGGGTTATTTTCGGTGCTTGGTACGACCGGAATTGTTGTGAACTCTGTTATTGGATTTATACCAATCGGGATTATTGTGGCAAGGTCTTTGAAGTGGGATGCTGTGGCAGGAGCGGCGGTCATTTACATCGGCTGTTATGCCGGATTTAACGCAACCATTTTGTCTCCGTCTCCACTCGGATTATCTCAAACGATTGCAGAGCTGCCGATCTTTTCTGGCATTGGCCTGCGTGTCATTATTTATCTTTGCTTTCTTATATCTAGCATTGTGTACATCTATTTATATACAAGACGCCTAAAGAATAAAGAAAAGGGAAGTCTTCTTGGTGATCAATGGTTTCCTGCTCAGGGACTTGGCGGAGCTGAAGCAGAATCTGTGGACAAGCCTGCATTTACTGGCAGACATAAGCTGATTTTAGCAGTATGTGGATTATCTCTTGGAGGATTCTTATATGGCGCGCTTCAGCTTGGCTGGACGGATAAGGAAATGGCGGGTGTGTTCATTTTTATGGCCATTGCTGCTGGATTGCTTGGCGGGCTAGCAGCCAATGATATCGCGAAGACGTTTATTGTTGGCTGTCAAAGCCTCGTATACGGTGCACTCATTGTTGGAATGGCACGCTGTATTTCGGTCATTTTAGAAAACGGGAAGCTACTTGATACAGTGGTCAATGGTTTGGCGAGTATGCTGACAGGATTTAGTCCGATTGCGGGTGCGATCGGGATGTATATTGCGAGTGCACTTCTTCACTTTTTGATTTCATCAGGTTCAGGAGAAGCGGTTGTCTTCATTCCAATTCTTGCGCCGTTGGCTGATTTAATGGGCATTACAAGACAGGTAGCTGTCGAAGCGGTTATGCTCGGTGAAGGGGTCGTCAACTGTATCAATCCGACGTCAGGTGTGCTTATGGCTGTGCTTGCTGCAAGTGGTATTCCTTATGTGAAATGGCTTCGTTTTATGGTGCCACTTGCGCTCATTTGGTTTGTCATCGGTCTTGTATTTATTTGTATCGGTGTCATGATCAACTGGGGACCTTATTAA
- a CDS encoding HAD-IIB family hydrolase, giving the protein MLSSLPFNKKLLNQPKNPQWIVFCDFDETYYSHGMTEEQREDIKRLEAFVAEKSEAGQLMLGWVTGSSLDSVTSKMEKGGFHQFPHFIASNLGTEIVYTSDARFGQPDTEWMKRLDAQGFSDEKIEDILEVIREKGIHLRPQTQLGSSGYKKNFYYQEQDERTDLHHLSFIQTLAKERGVAVNINKCNPLAGDPADCYDVDFLPVGTGKDEIVRFMLNQYHLSKDQGFAFGDSGNDLRMLQSVTHGYLVQNATAEAKRHHHQICHHGYAKGIYETLKTVMYKHEEAHS; this is encoded by the coding sequence ATGTTATCAAGTCTTCCATTCAATAAAAAGCTGCTCAATCAGCCGAAGAACCCGCAGTGGATTGTCTTCTGTGATTTTGATGAAACCTATTATTCTCACGGAATGACAGAGGAGCAGAGAGAAGATATCAAGCGGCTTGAAGCCTTTGTAGCAGAAAAGAGCGAAGCAGGGCAGCTTATGCTGGGCTGGGTGACGGGAAGCAGCCTCGATTCTGTTACGAGCAAAATGGAAAAAGGCGGTTTTCATCAATTCCCGCATTTCATTGCATCGAACTTAGGGACTGAGATTGTGTATACGTCGGATGCTCGTTTTGGACAGCCAGACACGGAGTGGATGAAGCGGCTGGATGCGCAGGGCTTTTCTGATGAAAAGATTGAAGACATCCTGGAAGTCATACGCGAAAAGGGCATTCATCTCAGACCGCAAACGCAACTGGGCAGCTCAGGATATAAGAAGAATTTCTACTATCAGGAGCAAGATGAACGGACAGACCTTCACCATCTTTCATTCATCCAAACGCTTGCCAAGGAGCGCGGGGTGGCGGTCAACATCAATAAATGCAACCCGCTTGCAGGAGACCCTGCGGATTGCTATGATGTCGATTTTTTACCAGTCGGAACAGGGAAGGATGAAATTGTCCGCTTTATGCTGAACCAATATCATCTATCGAAAGATCAAGGGTTTGCCTTTGGTGATAGTGGGAACGATTTGCGGATGCTACAATCCGTCACGCATGGTTACCTCGTCCAAAATGCGACGGCCGAAGCGAAGCGGCACCATCATCAGATTTGTCATCATGGGTATGCAAAAGGAATCTATGAAACACTGAAAACAGTGATGTATAAACATGAGGAGGCACATTCATGA
- a CDS encoding M20 peptidase aminoacylase family protein — translation MTTLTNDMQQTVKDIFEHLHAHPEISWEETNTTAYLEGILKKMGCNTRTFDDCTGVIGEMGEGTPVVAVRADIDALWQEVDGEFQANHSCGHDAHMTMALGTFMALKEKDLPNGTIRFIFQPAEEKGGGALKMIEKGVLADVDYLYGVHVRPIQETLNGRCAPAILHGSSNHYIGTIIGEEAHGARPHLGVNVIEVAATLVQRLAHIHVDPRVAHSVKMTNLNAGGGSSNIIPGKASFTLDVRAQTNEVMDELEKEIERAVHSVADAFGASITLSTDHRLPAATLNEEAVQFMSHAIEQVLGKEQLDPPIVTTGGEDFHFYAAKVPHIKSSMLGLGCDLKPGLHHPYMTFDRSAIFTGIEILTEAVYQTLQQHSS, via the coding sequence ATGACAACTTTGACAAACGACATGCAGCAAACCGTGAAAGACATCTTTGAACACCTGCACGCCCACCCAGAAATCAGCTGGGAAGAAACGAATACGACAGCTTATCTTGAAGGCATATTAAAGAAAATGGGCTGCAACACTCGAACATTTGACGATTGTACAGGGGTCATCGGTGAAATGGGAGAAGGCACACCAGTGGTCGCTGTGAGAGCTGATATTGATGCACTTTGGCAGGAAGTAGATGGTGAGTTTCAAGCCAATCATTCATGTGGTCACGACGCACACATGACAATGGCCCTCGGTACTTTCATGGCTCTAAAGGAAAAGGACCTCCCGAACGGCACCATCCGATTCATTTTTCAGCCAGCCGAAGAAAAAGGCGGCGGTGCGCTGAAAATGATTGAAAAAGGTGTGTTAGCAGATGTCGATTACTTATACGGCGTGCATGTGCGCCCCATTCAAGAAACATTAAACGGACGCTGTGCTCCTGCGATCTTGCATGGTTCGAGTAATCATTACATCGGCACAATTATTGGAGAGGAAGCCCACGGTGCACGCCCGCATCTTGGAGTCAACGTCATTGAAGTCGCTGCTACCCTCGTTCAGAGACTAGCGCATATCCATGTTGATCCACGGGTCGCACATTCTGTGAAAATGACCAACCTGAATGCTGGCGGAGGCAGTTCAAACATCATCCCTGGCAAAGCTTCTTTTACATTAGACGTCCGTGCGCAGACCAACGAAGTGATGGATGAACTAGAAAAAGAAATCGAAAGAGCCGTTCATTCTGTAGCAGATGCCTTTGGTGCTTCCATTACCCTTTCAACGGATCACCGTCTGCCTGCCGCAACCTTAAATGAGGAAGCTGTTCAGTTCATGTCTCATGCCATTGAACAGGTTTTAGGCAAAGAGCAGCTTGATCCTCCAATCGTGACGACAGGCGGAGAGGATTTTCACTTTTATGCAGCAAAGGTTCCGCATATCAAATCGTCGATGCTTGGTTTAGGCTGTGATCTAAAGCCTGGGCTTCACCATCCGTATATGACATTCGACCGTTCTGCTATCTTTACCGGCATTGAGATTTTGACTGAAGCTGTTTATCAAACCCTTCAGCAGCATTCATCTTAA
- a CDS encoding LacI family DNA-binding transcriptional regulator, with protein sequence MCTIYEIAKRCGVSTTTVSRVLNHHPYVSEEKRQLILQVMKEMEYTPSSAARTLRSHQTKTIAVSVPAVDHPFFAQLIKGISKEALDQGYKAIVLQTFYQESLELEGLQLLKRREVDGVILGALENPWEKIEPFLTNGPIVMANEYHQTADIPIIGYDEREAAYKAVDYLIRSGRKSIGFCFDTESSEAQKQRKQGYLDALSAHGLPLHDDWLFGEAFTIEDGFRLMDAIHNMKNAPDAIFTGNDQVAAGLIKQAISYGYQIPKDLAVIGYDNQDICEVTAPTITTIDIPIVELGQRSVQQMIELLQEQKPLQREHIQLPTRLVTREST encoded by the coding sequence ATGTGTACAATTTATGAAATTGCCAAACGCTGCGGGGTTTCAACCACCACCGTTTCGAGAGTGCTGAATCATCATCCATATGTGTCTGAGGAAAAGCGTCAGCTCATTTTACAGGTGATGAAAGAAATGGAATATACACCAAGTTCAGCAGCTCGCACCCTTCGTTCACATCAGACAAAAACCATCGCTGTATCTGTCCCGGCTGTGGACCATCCTTTTTTTGCACAATTGATTAAAGGCATTTCAAAGGAAGCGCTGGATCAAGGCTATAAGGCCATCGTGCTACAGACGTTTTATCAGGAATCATTAGAGCTTGAAGGACTTCAATTATTAAAAAGAAGAGAAGTAGATGGGGTCATATTGGGGGCATTAGAAAATCCGTGGGAGAAAATCGAGCCATTTTTAACGAACGGGCCCATTGTCATGGCAAACGAATATCATCAAACGGCAGACATCCCGATTATTGGATACGATGAGCGGGAAGCCGCCTATAAAGCAGTTGACTACTTGATTCGATCGGGGCGAAAATCGATCGGGTTTTGCTTTGATACTGAAAGCAGTGAAGCTCAGAAGCAAAGGAAACAGGGCTACCTTGATGCTCTTTCTGCTCACGGTTTGCCGCTGCATGACGATTGGCTGTTTGGAGAGGCTTTCACTATTGAAGACGGCTTTCGTTTAATGGATGCCATCCATAACATGAAAAATGCGCCTGATGCCATTTTCACTGGCAATGATCAAGTCGCCGCAGGGCTCATTAAACAAGCCATTTCATATGGTTATCAAATTCCTAAGGATCTAGCGGTGATCGGCTATGACAATCAAGATATTTGCGAGGTGACAGCTCCAACGATCACCACAATAGACATCCCGATCGTAGAGCTTGGCCAACGTTCTGTGCAGCAAATGATCGAGCTTCTACAAGAACAAAAACCATTACAGCGCGAACATATTCAGCTGCCTACCCGGCTCGTGACAAGAGAATCGACATAA
- a CDS encoding glycine betaine ABC transporter substrate-binding protein, producing the protein MWKKSLYIGMTALFVFLLAACGAQTDSNASAAQQVNKTIIGIDPGSGIMALTDQAKKDYGLEDWTVVSASSAAMTATLKKSYDRKKPIIITGWNPHWMFSRYDLKYLDDPKKSYGEAEEIHTISRKGFEKDQPEAAKMLSQFKWSQDDMGEVMIDIQDGINPKDAAVKYVKKHKDQVAKWTKGVKKSNGDKVNLAYVAWDSEIASTNVAAEVLRELGFKVTLTQVEAGPMWTAIATGSADASLSAWLPNTHKTYAAKFKGKYDDLGTSMKGLRMGLVVPTYMKNVNSIEDLKK; encoded by the coding sequence ATGTGGAAAAAGTCTCTCTACATTGGGATGACCGCCCTGTTTGTCTTTTTACTAGCTGCTTGTGGTGCACAAACAGATTCAAATGCAAGTGCAGCACAGCAGGTCAATAAAACCATTATCGGCATTGATCCGGGATCAGGTATTATGGCGCTGACGGATCAAGCGAAAAAGGATTACGGCTTAGAGGATTGGACGGTTGTGTCTGCATCAAGTGCAGCCATGACTGCAACACTCAAGAAATCTTACGACCGTAAAAAGCCAATCATCATCACTGGCTGGAATCCACACTGGATGTTTTCCCGCTACGATTTAAAATATTTAGATGATCCAAAAAAATCCTACGGTGAAGCGGAAGAAATTCATACGATTTCACGTAAAGGGTTTGAAAAAGATCAACCAGAAGCAGCTAAAATGCTGAGTCAGTTTAAATGGTCTCAAGATGACATGGGCGAAGTCATGATTGATATCCAAGATGGTATCAACCCAAAGGATGCTGCTGTTAAATATGTGAAAAAGCATAAAGATCAAGTAGCGAAATGGACAAAAGGCGTGAAAAAGTCAAACGGAGACAAAGTCAATCTTGCCTACGTTGCGTGGGATAGTGAGATTGCCAGTACGAATGTCGCTGCAGAAGTATTGCGTGAACTCGGGTTTAAAGTCACCTTGACTCAGGTGGAAGCAGGTCCAATGTGGACAGCAATTGCTACCGGAAGTGCGGATGCATCATTATCGGCTTGGCTGCCAAATACGCATAAAACGTATGCAGCGAAGTTTAAAGGGAAATATGATGATCTTGGTACAAGTATGAAAGGTCTTCGCATGGGTCTAGTGGTTCCGACTTATATGAAAAACGTAAACTCTATCGAAGATTTGAAAAAATAG
- a CDS encoding SDR family oxidoreductase, with protein sequence MSKNYMIFGASQGLGDAFVKGLPSSGDTVWIVSRSEPSSLKLDDGVHRIWLKIDLSSQSHIPYMIEALENKTIDVLIYNVGLWEKRGFEDDYSFDHDQPEDIAHLINVNVTSTIAYIQALLPYVRKSENGKIIVIGSTAGLDHTNLSQVSFVASKFGLRGIVNALREHVRKDKISVTCINPGELAAEVPYEDGAEKAIALYDETRIPVQDIVELARCVIHLSRVSCVKEINVPAMSDVNA encoded by the coding sequence ATGAGTAAAAACTATATGATTTTCGGTGCAAGTCAAGGGTTAGGAGATGCTTTTGTCAAAGGTCTTCCTTCCAGTGGAGATACAGTTTGGATTGTGTCACGTAGTGAACCAAGCAGTTTGAAGTTAGATGACGGTGTACATAGAATTTGGCTGAAAATAGATTTATCAAGCCAATCTCATATCCCATACATGATCGAAGCATTGGAGAACAAAACCATTGATGTCCTCATCTATAACGTCGGCTTATGGGAAAAACGAGGCTTTGAAGATGATTATTCATTCGATCACGATCAGCCAGAGGATATCGCTCATTTAATCAATGTGAACGTCACTTCAACGATTGCATACATCCAAGCATTGCTCCCGTACGTAAGAAAATCGGAAAATGGAAAAATCATCGTGATTGGTTCAACGGCGGGACTCGATCATACAAATCTGTCACAAGTTTCTTTTGTCGCATCTAAATTTGGTTTGCGCGGAATTGTGAATGCACTGAGAGAGCATGTGAGAAAAGATAAAATATCTGTCACCTGCATCAATCCGGGAGAGCTGGCAGCGGAGGTACCATATGAAGATGGTGCCGAAAAAGCCATCGCTCTATATGATGAAACGAGAATCCCTGTACAAGATATTGTGGAGCTAGCGAGATGTGTGATTCATTTATCAAGAGTATCTTGTGTAAAAGAAATCAATGTCCCAGCGATGTCAGATGTGAATGCATAA